A single region of the Halopiger xanaduensis SH-6 genome encodes:
- a CDS encoding metal-dependent hydrolase yields MNKKGHVLNAVLLGIGLGYLLEPAGDLTTFRTIVEIGVPVTLGAMVPDIDTAFGKHRKTLHNLPLLAGFIAFPALFGNLEYVWIGILTHYVLDVAGSKRGIALFYPVWKKEFGLPIGVAVSSKRADLMMVVVTAGELLLAAAIVYRLPPLLESGRQLFGL; encoded by the coding sequence ATGAACAAGAAGGGACACGTCCTCAACGCCGTGCTGTTGGGCATCGGACTGGGGTATCTGCTCGAGCCGGCGGGAGATCTGACGACCTTCCGAACGATCGTCGAAATCGGGGTGCCGGTCACGCTCGGGGCCATGGTGCCCGACATCGACACGGCCTTTGGAAAACACCGCAAGACGCTGCACAACCTGCCGCTGCTCGCCGGCTTCATCGCCTTCCCCGCACTCTTCGGGAACCTCGAGTACGTCTGGATCGGCATCCTCACGCACTACGTTCTCGACGTCGCGGGGAGTAAGCGCGGCATCGCGCTGTTCTACCCGGTCTGGAAGAAGGAGTTCGGCCTCCCGATCGGCGTCGCGGTCAGCAGCAAGCGCGCGGACCTGATGATGGTCGTCGTCACGGCCGGCGAACTGCTGCTCGCGGCCGCGATCGTCTACCGACTGCCCCCGCTGCTCGAGTCGGGGCGACAGCTGTTCGGGCTCTAA
- a CDS encoding outer membrane protein assembly factor BamB family protein, which translates to MRDEGNTGATEATVPPRGNLAWTSDAFTRWPPVVADGTVYIGNVDQNPGPKIVALDATDGSERWRVSIDEASDYTSAVVGTLLVAAYGDQVIALDRDSGTQEWTATLSGTVNLSTLTAVPEETLVLVPERSRRDAGLTAFDTTSGEQRWSAPLADRVVDAPAVRGDGVYVATESELCRLDIADGSRVWTRKLEDVALGPRSAAEGIVVAADGELAVRDVDTGERLRSLDNYDREAYAVAIADGTAYWLTFETLAAISLEDGTVEWRLDAEGCQEGLCVGQDTIVAPVEYEEFDLETTWPTIAAFDRETGDVRWYYHIDGFDVSFTTPPVLVEGAVYFAANTIDAVGALGDVPPADDSGLF; encoded by the coding sequence ATGCGCGACGAGGGCAACACGGGAGCGACGGAGGCGACCGTCCCTCCGCGCGGGAACCTCGCTTGGACGTCGGACGCGTTCACGCGCTGGCCACCAGTTGTGGCCGACGGGACAGTCTACATCGGGAACGTCGACCAGAACCCTGGCCCGAAAATCGTCGCGCTCGACGCGACGGACGGATCCGAACGCTGGAGGGTCAGTATCGACGAGGCGAGCGACTACACCTCTGCCGTCGTCGGAACGTTACTGGTCGCTGCCTACGGAGACCAGGTAATCGCGCTCGACCGCGACTCAGGCACCCAGGAGTGGACCGCGACGCTATCCGGTACCGTCAACCTCAGTACGCTCACCGCCGTTCCCGAGGAGACGCTCGTGCTGGTACCTGAACGGTCTAGGCGAGACGCTGGCCTCACAGCGTTTGACACCACGTCGGGAGAACAGCGGTGGTCGGCGCCACTTGCGGATCGCGTGGTCGACGCCCCTGCGGTTCGGGGCGACGGCGTTTACGTTGCCACGGAGTCGGAACTGTGTCGCCTCGATATCGCTGACGGAAGTCGGGTGTGGACCCGAAAACTCGAGGACGTCGCGCTCGGACCGAGATCGGCTGCCGAAGGAATCGTCGTTGCTGCCGACGGCGAACTCGCCGTCCGCGACGTCGATACGGGGGAACGACTCCGCAGCCTCGACAATTACGACCGCGAGGCGTACGCCGTCGCGATCGCGGACGGAACCGCGTACTGGCTCACCTTCGAGACCCTCGCGGCGATCTCTCTCGAGGACGGCACTGTGGAGTGGCGTCTCGATGCTGAGGGATGCCAAGAGGGACTCTGTGTCGGACAGGACACGATCGTCGCTCCGGTCGAGTACGAGGAATTCGACCTGGAGACCACGTGGCCCACGATCGCTGCGTTCGACCGCGAGACCGGCGATGTACGCTGGTACTATCACATCGACGGATTCGATGTCTCGTTTACGACGCCCCCGGTGCTCGTCGAGGGGGCGGTCTACTTTGCCGCCAACACCATCGATGCTGTCGGTGCGCTCGGGGACGTCCCGCCAGCGGACGATTCAGGGCTGTTCTAA
- a CDS encoding CinA family protein, which translates to MAGIDIDLERSRAVGEALRETDATLAVAESCTGGLIGATVTAIPGASDYFDSGATTYAYDAKRRELGVSREALDERGAVSAPVAREMARGIRDTADATWGVSATGVAGPSGGTEETPVGTVYIGVAYAGPWGSESSYATATRYEFDGDRAAVRARTVERALEDLLEEIESESRSSSDG; encoded by the coding sequence ATGGCCGGCATCGACATCGACCTCGAGCGCTCGCGAGCGGTCGGGGAGGCGCTTCGCGAAACCGACGCCACGCTCGCGGTCGCCGAATCTTGCACCGGCGGACTGATCGGCGCGACGGTTACGGCGATCCCGGGCGCGAGCGACTACTTCGACTCCGGCGCGACGACCTACGCCTACGACGCCAAGCGCCGCGAACTCGGCGTCAGCCGGGAGGCGCTGGACGAACGCGGCGCAGTCTCGGCGCCGGTAGCCCGCGAGATGGCCCGCGGAATCCGCGACACCGCGGACGCGACCTGGGGCGTCTCCGCGACCGGCGTCGCGGGCCCCTCCGGCGGCACCGAGGAGACGCCGGTCGGGACGGTCTACATCGGGGTCGCCTACGCCGGCCCGTGGGGCAGCGAGTCGTCGTACGCCACCGCGACCCGCTACGAGTTCGACGGCGACCGCGCGGCCGTGCGAGCACGGACCGTCGAACGGGCGCTCGAGGATCTGCTCGAGGAGATCGAATCCGAGTCTCGGTCGTCAAGCGACGGCTAG
- a CDS encoding sensor domain-containing protein gives MAESERTRRADGASIGDLVRVVVARRTYKNLCYLLLAIPLGMAYYTALLLGLGFGTALVLVGVGIPILIGTVLGTRLFAALERSLANALLEVELRSPDDVRPGPDDGLVASLRRYLDAPSTWRGLAFLMVKSWLGIVGVVLVLLFGTLLSLLTAPLRYPHEVEFGTVNDQPVTWLINTPAELALAVSVGAVLGVAALHVSNGFAYAARRSAVALLDGADPDGDADSVPDPGADSDLDSTEVRSADR, from the coding sequence ATGGCCGAATCAGAGCGGACGAGACGCGCTGACGGGGCCTCCATCGGGGACCTCGTCCGCGTCGTCGTCGCCAGGCGGACGTACAAGAACCTGTGTTACCTGCTGCTTGCGATTCCGCTCGGGATGGCGTACTACACGGCGTTGCTGCTCGGGCTCGGGTTCGGAACCGCGCTCGTGCTCGTCGGCGTCGGGATCCCGATTCTGATCGGCACCGTCCTCGGAACGCGGCTCTTCGCGGCCCTCGAGCGGTCGCTCGCGAACGCGTTGCTGGAGGTTGAACTGCGGTCGCCCGACGACGTCCGCCCGGGACCCGACGACGGACTCGTCGCCAGTCTCAGGCGGTATCTCGACGCGCCCTCGACGTGGCGCGGGCTCGCCTTTCTGATGGTGAAAAGCTGGCTCGGGATCGTCGGGGTCGTGCTGGTGCTCCTGTTCGGGACCCTGCTCTCGTTGCTCACCGCGCCGCTTCGGTATCCCCACGAGGTGGAGTTCGGGACGGTCAACGACCAGCCGGTTACGTGGCTGATCAACACGCCCGCGGAACTCGCCCTCGCGGTTTCGGTCGGTGCCGTTCTCGGCGTCGCCGCCCTGCACGTCTCGAACGGGTTCGCGTACGCCGCGCGGCGGAGTGCGGTCGCGCTGCTCGACGGTGCGGACCCAGACGGGGACGCCGATTCGGTTCCGGACCCGGGTGCGGACTCGGACCTGGACTCGACCGAGGTTCGATCGGCCGACCGGTGA
- a CDS encoding pyridoxal phosphate-dependent aminotransferase, translating to MEYETPLFFRVMQYASSADRDVIDMVSGNPDWDPPAALREGLHEYADLESAAFQYPPSDGLRELREEIAARRGVDVEQVVVTNGAGEANYLAMARALERDRGDEVLLTDPVYPYYPGKTTMLGGTQRFVAADEDGQLDPADVRAAASERTGAIVVNSPNNPTGAVYPEETIEELVAIAEEYDAILVSDEVYDHYDLSGRFASALEVESDHRIVTNAFSKSLAITGFRVGYAIFPRDLVEAARSRHMLVNVAGSRPAQYAVLQALRETDPAYYEANRELLRERVATFTDALDAAGAEYTTPEGSFYVLARFEDYPGTLENVFRLIDEAGVAGMPGDAFGESRSDWLRFALVTPRVEEAAERLATYFS from the coding sequence ATGGAGTACGAGACGCCGCTGTTCTTTCGCGTCATGCAGTACGCCTCGAGTGCGGATCGGGACGTCATCGACATGGTCAGCGGGAACCCCGACTGGGACCCGCCCGCGGCGCTGCGCGAGGGGCTGCACGAGTACGCCGACCTCGAGTCCGCGGCCTTCCAGTACCCGCCCAGCGACGGCCTGCGCGAGCTACGGGAGGAGATCGCTGCCCGCCGCGGCGTCGACGTCGAGCAGGTCGTCGTCACAAACGGCGCCGGCGAGGCCAACTACCTCGCGATGGCCCGCGCGCTCGAGCGCGACCGCGGCGACGAGGTGCTGCTGACCGATCCGGTCTATCCCTACTACCCCGGCAAGACGACGATGCTCGGCGGCACCCAGCGGTTCGTCGCGGCCGACGAGGACGGCCAACTCGATCCGGCCGACGTGCGCGCGGCCGCGAGCGAGCGGACGGGTGCGATCGTGGTCAACTCGCCGAACAACCCGACCGGCGCGGTCTACCCCGAAGAAACGATCGAAGAACTCGTCGCGATCGCCGAGGAGTACGATGCGATCCTCGTCAGCGACGAGGTGTACGACCACTACGATCTCTCGGGGCGGTTCGCGAGCGCCCTCGAGGTCGAGTCGGACCACCGAATCGTCACCAACGCCTTCTCGAAGTCGCTGGCGATCACCGGCTTCCGCGTCGGCTACGCGATCTTCCCGCGGGACCTCGTCGAGGCGGCCAGGAGCCGCCACATGCTGGTTAACGTGGCCGGCAGCCGTCCCGCCCAGTATGCGGTCCTGCAGGCTCTCCGGGAAACCGACCCCGCGTACTACGAGGCGAACCGCGAACTCCTGCGCGAGCGCGTAGCAACCTTCACCGACGCGCTGGACGCCGCCGGTGCCGAGTACACGACACCTGAGGGATCGTTCTACGTGCTGGCGCGCTTCGAGGACTACCCCGGCACGCTCGAGAACGTCTTCCGGCTGATCGACGAGGCCGGCGTGGCGGGGATGCCCGGCGACGCCTTCGGCGAGTCGCGGTCGGACTGGCTGCGGTTCGCGCTGGTGACGCCCCGCGTCGAGGAGGCGGCGGAGCGGCTGGCGACGTACTTCTCGTGA
- a CDS encoding ArsA family ATPase yields MSGIDVEPVDESEEHDTATDDDNTIEVTPTDSVEDEGRETVDVEPSDEPIEGPDYILYGGKGGVGKTTMAAATALDSARGGTSTLVVSTDPAHSLSDTFETAVPAEPGRIRDDIPLYAAEIDPEAAMEQGKTAMFGGAGGPDDGDAASADSMGMDADPDAGAGSGMGPGAGAGGPLGDLGGLGEMLGGESPMEALFGGAMPGADEAAAMQLLLEYMDDPRFERVVVDTAPTGHTLRLLKLPELMDTMMGRIIKLRQRLSGMFEGMKGMFGGQDPPEDESDLDDLDELRDRIERLRAVLQDPARTDFRIVMIPEEMSVFESKRLRQQLREFDIPVGTIVVNRVMEPLSDVTDDVQGAGEFLQPNLEDCEFCQRRWDVQQGALAEAQDLFRGTDVRRVPLFADEVRGEGMLEVVAACLR; encoded by the coding sequence ATGAGCGGAATCGACGTCGAGCCGGTCGACGAGAGCGAGGAGCACGACACGGCCACGGACGACGATAACACGATCGAGGTCACGCCGACGGACTCGGTCGAGGACGAGGGACGCGAGACCGTCGACGTCGAACCGTCCGACGAGCCCATCGAGGGGCCCGACTACATCCTGTACGGCGGGAAGGGCGGCGTTGGGAAGACGACGATGGCGGCCGCGACCGCGCTCGACAGCGCCCGCGGCGGCACCAGCACGCTCGTCGTCTCGACGGACCCCGCCCACTCGCTGTCGGACACCTTCGAGACCGCGGTTCCGGCAGAGCCCGGCCGAATCCGCGACGACATCCCCCTCTACGCGGCCGAGATCGATCCCGAAGCCGCGATGGAGCAGGGGAAGACGGCGATGTTCGGCGGCGCCGGCGGCCCGGACGACGGGGATGCCGCGAGCGCGGATTCGATGGGAATGGACGCCGATCCCGATGCCGGGGCTGGCTCCGGGATGGGACCGGGGGCCGGAGCCGGCGGCCCCCTCGGCGACCTGGGCGGTCTCGGCGAGATGCTCGGCGGCGAATCTCCGATGGAGGCGCTGTTCGGCGGCGCGATGCCCGGCGCCGACGAGGCCGCCGCCATGCAGCTCCTGCTCGAGTACATGGACGACCCCCGGTTCGAGCGCGTGGTCGTCGACACCGCGCCGACGGGCCACACGCTCCGCCTGCTGAAACTGCCCGAACTGATGGACACCATGATGGGCCGGATCATCAAGCTCCGCCAGCGGCTCAGCGGCATGTTCGAAGGGATGAAGGGCATGTTCGGCGGGCAGGACCCGCCCGAGGACGAGAGCGACCTCGACGATCTGGACGAACTCCGCGACCGAATCGAGCGGCTCCGGGCGGTCCTGCAGGATCCCGCGCGGACCGACTTCCGGATCGTCATGATCCCCGAGGAGATGAGCGTCTTCGAGTCCAAGCGCCTGCGCCAGCAACTGCGGGAGTTCGACATCCCCGTCGGGACGATCGTCGTCAACCGCGTCATGGAACCGCTCTCGGACGTGACCGACGACGTGCAGGGCGCGGGCGAGTTCCTCCAGCCGAACCTCGAGGACTGCGAGTTCTGTCAGCGCCGCTGGGACGTCCAGCAGGGCGCGCTCGCGGAGGCCCAGGACCTGTTCCGCGGCACCGACGTCCGCCGCGTTCCGCTGTTCGCCGACGAGGTCCGCGGCGAGGGGATGCTCGAGGTCGTCGCGGCCTGTCTGCGGTAG
- a CDS encoding universal stress protein has protein sequence MYRVLLPVEDDPARARRQVESVLALPRAASEVFVDVLHVHDEAATADAEWAAGGFAESYEEEMEELRDLQRIPESVETAIDLLADGGVEYAVHEATGDPAETILERAAEYDSDAIVVGVRKRSPVGKVLFGSVVQAVILESDRPVTVVPATTE, from the coding sequence ATGTACCGCGTACTGCTTCCCGTCGAGGACGACCCGGCTCGAGCGCGCCGACAGGTCGAATCGGTCCTCGCGCTCCCGCGGGCGGCGTCGGAGGTCTTCGTCGACGTGCTCCACGTCCACGACGAGGCGGCGACCGCCGACGCCGAGTGGGCGGCCGGCGGCTTCGCGGAGTCCTACGAGGAGGAGATGGAGGAACTGCGAGACCTCCAGCGCATTCCGGAGTCCGTCGAAACGGCGATCGATCTCCTCGCGGACGGCGGCGTCGAGTACGCCGTCCACGAGGCGACGGGCGATCCGGCCGAGACGATCCTCGAGCGCGCCGCAGAGTACGACAGCGACGCGATCGTCGTCGGCGTCCGGAAGCGGTCGCCGGTCGGCAAGGTGCTGTTCGGTAGCGTCGTCCAGGCGGTCATCCTCGAGAGCGATCGGCCGGTGACGGTCGTGCCGGCGACGACGGAGTAA
- a CDS encoding MFS transporter yields the protein MARSQSQPRSHWRTVSLVTLWQVAASVCYYTVFAATALFREAFGLSRLSVGFVVTALTLGYATFLLPVGALVDRYGERRTLVIGLLGLSSGAVLVAGAPSYALLLAAAFVLGSLYATAIPGTNKAIYDNVAAGRQNLAMGIKQVGVTAGSGTSSLLVTGLAGVFFWQAGFLVAAAVGLVVVAVFAVLYPGSDDNGRAEYPDFRALSHNRPYRVLVAAGFFLGAALFTTTGYTVLFVAEEIGTSVAFGGVVLALVQLTGSGGRIVTGWLSDALPGEPRVRIGAILIVQALGSAALFVAVAATATPLSATVAFAALGFFVLGNTGVYYSCMATLVGADEMGGATAGGQLALVAGSILAPPAFGYLADTVGYRASWWLLAAGCLVAAGLLAYAIRLEPPIDEPAMVE from the coding sequence ATGGCCCGGTCGCAGTCGCAGCCACGATCCCACTGGCGGACGGTCTCGCTCGTCACGCTCTGGCAGGTCGCCGCGAGCGTCTGTTACTACACCGTCTTCGCCGCAACCGCGCTCTTTCGCGAGGCGTTCGGCCTCTCGAGGCTCTCCGTCGGCTTCGTCGTAACGGCGCTGACGCTCGGCTACGCGACCTTCCTGCTGCCGGTCGGCGCGCTCGTCGACCGCTACGGCGAGCGCCGGACGCTCGTGATCGGCCTGCTGGGCCTCTCGAGCGGCGCCGTCCTGGTCGCCGGCGCGCCGTCCTACGCCCTCTTGCTCGCCGCCGCCTTCGTCCTCGGATCGCTGTACGCGACGGCGATTCCGGGGACGAACAAGGCGATCTACGACAACGTCGCGGCCGGCCGGCAGAACCTCGCGATGGGGATCAAGCAGGTCGGCGTCACCGCCGGCAGCGGGACCAGTTCGCTGCTCGTAACGGGGCTGGCTGGCGTCTTCTTCTGGCAGGCCGGCTTCCTGGTCGCCGCCGCCGTCGGACTGGTCGTCGTCGCGGTCTTCGCCGTCCTGTACCCGGGATCGGACGACAACGGACGGGCGGAGTACCCCGACTTCCGTGCGCTGTCCCACAATCGCCCGTACCGAGTTCTCGTCGCGGCCGGCTTCTTCCTCGGCGCCGCGCTGTTCACGACGACCGGCTACACCGTGTTGTTCGTCGCGGAGGAGATCGGCACCTCGGTCGCGTTCGGCGGCGTCGTCCTCGCGCTGGTCCAGCTGACCGGCAGCGGGGGTCGAATCGTGACGGGTTGGCTGAGCGACGCGCTCCCCGGCGAACCCCGGGTCCGGATCGGGGCGATCCTGATCGTGCAGGCGCTCGGCAGCGCCGCGCTGTTCGTCGCCGTCGCCGCCACTGCGACCCCGCTGTCGGCGACCGTCGCCTTCGCGGCGCTGGGCTTTTTCGTCCTCGGAAACACCGGCGTCTACTACTCCTGCATGGCGACGCTGGTCGGCGCCGACGAGATGGGCGGCGCGACCGCCGGCGGCCAACTGGCGCTCGTGGCCGGGTCGATCCTCGCCCCGCCCGCCTTCGGCTACCTCGCCGATACCGTCGGCTACCGGGCCTCGTGGTGGCTGCTGGCCGCCGGCTGCCTCGTCGCCGCCGGCCTGCTGGCGTACGCGATCCGCCTCGAGCCGCCGATCGACGAGCCGGCGATGGTCGAATAG
- a CDS encoding tautomerase family protein has translation MPLLQFDTTLSLSADEKEALADRVTAIYTEEMATTAGHVAVTIREHEPAALHLGRAVEGPLCFLDAEIRQGRPFERKRAFALETMAYVGERFDVPDENMKVVFTEHPGESMMGVDRIGGEWDGDGDEGEDGE, from the coding sequence ATGCCGCTCCTCCAGTTCGACACGACGCTGTCGCTATCGGCCGACGAGAAGGAGGCTCTCGCCGACCGTGTGACCGCCATCTACACCGAGGAGATGGCGACGACCGCGGGCCACGTCGCCGTCACGATCCGAGAGCACGAGCCCGCAGCGTTGCACCTCGGGCGCGCCGTCGAGGGACCGCTCTGCTTTCTGGACGCCGAGATCCGGCAGGGGCGACCGTTCGAACGGAAACGCGCGTTCGCCCTCGAGACGATGGCGTACGTCGGCGAGCGGTTCGACGTTCCGGACGAGAACATGAAGGTCGTCTTCACGGAGCATCCCGGCGAGTCGATGATGGGCGTCGATCGGATCGGCGGCGAGTGGGACGGGGATGGCGACGAAGGCGAAGACGGCGAGTAG
- a CDS encoding MATE family efflux transporter — MSSGTPSDEPEPSENDDETAGDGGPDGSGGPDLEPTLGDVSGSITEGSLVRPLFHLAWPIVVIQLLQVTYNVVDTLYLGRLSTDAVGAISLAFPLIFLLISIAGGFTTAGAILVAQYTGASGDRSAGVVTGQTVSFVGLLSIVLGIVGYFYTRPALEILPSDQETSAAVIPLAADYMEIVFLGLPLMFGFFVFSALMRGYGDTRTPMLVMVVSVFINVVLDPFFIFGFQENPLFGWVGMGGLEQSLYATTGFTGLGIEGAALATILARGVGTAIGLGLLFGTDLGPTASLEHLRPDFDLIEDIVRLGTPSMVEQSTSALAMISLTAMVVTFSPPVVSAYGLGNRLISIVFLPAMGLGRAIDTMVGQNLGADRADRAARSTWLAAATGSGIMLLVAVVAVAFTEPIVSVFLGNVDGAAETIAYGVEYVRIRSVEFAFIGVSQVMLGAFRGAGNTKTAMVISIITLWVGRVGSVFALVFIFDWGATGVWIGMAVGNVLGALVGVAWFTRGTWKEKYIDDEGVDAVASSSAD, encoded by the coding sequence ATGAGTTCCGGGACCCCCTCCGACGAGCCGGAACCGTCCGAGAACGACGATGAGACGGCGGGAGACGGCGGCCCCGATGGATCCGGCGGCCCCGACCTCGAGCCGACCCTCGGCGACGTGAGCGGCTCGATCACCGAGGGGAGCCTCGTGCGGCCGCTCTTTCACCTCGCCTGGCCGATCGTCGTCATCCAGCTGTTGCAGGTCACCTACAACGTCGTCGACACGCTCTACCTCGGTCGGCTCTCCACGGACGCCGTCGGCGCGATCAGCCTCGCCTTTCCGCTGATCTTCCTGCTGATCTCCATCGCCGGCGGCTTTACGACCGCGGGGGCGATCCTCGTCGCCCAGTACACCGGCGCATCGGGCGACCGCTCGGCGGGCGTCGTGACCGGCCAGACCGTCTCCTTCGTCGGCCTCCTCTCGATCGTTCTCGGCATCGTCGGCTACTTCTACACCCGCCCGGCGCTCGAGATCCTGCCGAGCGATCAGGAGACGTCCGCGGCCGTCATCCCGCTGGCGGCGGACTACATGGAGATCGTCTTCCTCGGACTGCCGCTGATGTTCGGCTTCTTCGTCTTCTCCGCGCTGATGCGCGGCTACGGCGACACGCGGACGCCGATGCTCGTCATGGTCGTCTCCGTGTTCATCAACGTCGTCCTCGACCCGTTCTTCATCTTCGGCTTCCAGGAGAATCCGCTGTTCGGCTGGGTCGGAATGGGCGGCCTCGAGCAAAGCCTCTACGCGACGACCGGCTTCACCGGGCTCGGCATCGAGGGGGCCGCGCTCGCGACGATCCTCGCGCGGGGCGTCGGGACCGCGATCGGACTCGGGCTGCTCTTCGGAACCGATCTCGGGCCGACCGCGAGCCTCGAGCACCTGCGGCCGGACTTCGACCTGATCGAGGACATCGTCCGCCTCGGGACGCCGAGCATGGTCGAGCAGAGCACGAGCGCGCTGGCGATGATCTCGCTGACGGCGATGGTCGTCACCTTCTCGCCGCCGGTCGTCTCGGCCTACGGGCTCGGGAACCGGCTGATCTCGATCGTCTTCCTGCCCGCGATGGGGCTGGGTCGGGCGATCGACACGATGGTCGGCCAGAACCTCGGTGCCGATCGAGCCGATCGGGCCGCCCGCTCGACCTGGCTCGCCGCGGCGACCGGCTCCGGGATCATGCTGCTGGTCGCCGTCGTCGCGGTCGCGTTCACCGAGCCGATCGTGAGCGTCTTCCTCGGCAACGTCGACGGCGCGGCGGAGACGATCGCCTACGGCGTCGAGTACGTCCGTATTCGATCCGTGGAGTTCGCCTTCATCGGCGTCTCGCAGGTGATGCTCGGCGCGTTCCGCGGGGCCGGAAACACGAAGACCGCGATGGTAATCTCGATCATCACGCTGTGGGTCGGTCGCGTCGGCTCCGTCTTCGCACTCGTGTTCATCTTCGACTGGGGCGCGACCGGCGTCTGGATCGGGATGGCCGTCGGGAACGTCCTCGGGGCGCTCGTCGGCGTCGCGTGGTTCACCCGGGGCACCTGGAAGGAGAAGTACATCGACGACGAGGGCGTCGACGCCGTCGCGAGCAGTTCGGCCGACTGA
- a CDS encoding SLC13 family permease: MTSPTRNRWQSIARRCWTALWRLNARTKAYLALDAPAIAGDMRAVRSSEDGDGDEVQAARAALLGAAADGGRGSRPDEQPGSTAGDAGRTDARAGAERDVDAASGGGNGGDGGGGGNGGGSPFDVGGSYGRRQQIGFVLGPVLFALIFLSPTPEGLSAGGKAVAAVTAWVAVWWMSEAIPIPATSLLPIVMFPLTGALPAADTTPSYAHPLIFLFMGGFFLAMAMQRWGLHRRIALRTIKAVGTEPSRLILGFMLSTAFLSMWVSNSATVMMMVPIALAVIYQTADLVEEADLEVDTSEGNFSFGVALMLCIAYGASVGGVSTLIGTPPNVLFAGQASELFGQSVSFAEWMLYGVPISIVGLVAVYVYVTRAVSPQFSELPAGADTIDRELERLGSMNKQEKLVAVVFVGMAASWIGASLIEPLLGATPPEDADTIVAIGGALVLFTLPTTADGERTFLLDWSSAVDIPWGVILLFGGGLAIANAFGETGLAAWIGEQLQLLEGVSMVVILLAVVTMTIFLTEVTSNTATTAMLMPILAGVAVGIGVHPFGLMIAGATAASFAFMLPVATPPNAIVFGSGYITLPQMARVGVGLNVIGIVLITLVALGWLPLAWGIDLGTLPTEFVEAWSG; encoded by the coding sequence ATGACGTCGCCTACCCGGAACCGGTGGCAGTCCATCGCCCGGCGGTGCTGGACGGCCCTGTGGCGGCTCAACGCGCGGACGAAAGCGTACCTCGCTCTCGACGCGCCGGCGATCGCCGGCGATATGCGGGCCGTACGGTCGTCGGAGGACGGAGACGGGGACGAAGTACAGGCGGCTCGAGCCGCCCTCCTCGGCGCCGCTGCCGACGGCGGTCGCGGCTCGCGCCCCGACGAGCAGCCGGGGTCGACCGCCGGTGACGCCGGACGAACCGACGCTCGCGCCGGTGCTGAACGGGACGTCGACGCGGCGTCCGGCGGTGGCAACGGCGGCGACGGAGGTGGGGGTGGGAACGGGGGCGGCTCGCCGTTCGACGTCGGCGGCTCGTACGGGCGCCGCCAGCAGATCGGCTTCGTCCTCGGGCCGGTGCTGTTCGCGCTGATCTTCCTCTCGCCGACGCCCGAGGGGTTGTCGGCCGGGGGCAAGGCGGTCGCGGCCGTCACCGCCTGGGTCGCCGTCTGGTGGATGTCCGAGGCGATTCCGATCCCCGCGACGTCGCTGCTGCCGATCGTCATGTTCCCGCTGACCGGCGCGCTCCCGGCGGCCGACACGACGCCGTCGTACGCCCACCCGCTGATATTCCTCTTCATGGGCGGCTTCTTCCTCGCGATGGCGATGCAGCGGTGGGGGCTCCACCGGCGGATCGCGCTCCGGACGATCAAAGCCGTCGGTACCGAGCCCTCCCGGCTCATCCTCGGATTCATGCTCTCGACGGCGTTCCTCTCGATGTGGGTCTCCAACAGCGCGACGGTGATGATGATGGTTCCAATCGCGCTGGCGGTCATCTACCAGACCGCTGACCTGGTCGAGGAGGCCGACCTCGAGGTCGACACGAGCGAGGGGAACTTCTCCTTCGGCGTCGCGCTGATGCTGTGTATCGCTTACGGCGCCTCCGTCGGCGGCGTCTCGACGCTGATCGGCACCCCGCCGAACGTCCTCTTCGCGGGCCAGGCGTCGGAGCTGTTCGGCCAGTCGGTCAGCTTCGCCGAGTGGATGCTCTACGGCGTTCCCATCTCGATCGTCGGCCTCGTGGCCGTCTACGTCTACGTCACCCGCGCGGTCTCGCCCCAGTTTAGCGAACTCCCCGCAGGCGCGGACACGATCGACCGCGAACTCGAGCGCCTCGGATCGATGAACAAACAGGAGAAGCTGGTCGCCGTCGTCTTCGTCGGCATGGCCGCGTCCTGGATCGGCGCCAGTCTGATCGAACCGCTGCTCGGCGCGACGCCGCCCGAGGACGCCGACACGATCGTCGCTATCGGCGGCGCGCTGGTGCTCTTTACGCTGCCGACGACCGCCGACGGCGAGCGGACCTTCCTGCTCGACTGGAGCAGCGCCGTCGACATCCCGTGGGGCGTGATCCTCCTGTTCGGCGGCGGGCTCGCGATCGCCAACGCTTTCGGCGAGACCGGACTGGCGGCCTGGATCGGCGAGCAACTGCAACTGCTCGAGGGCGTTTCGATGGTCGTCATCCTGCTGGCGGTCGTGACGATGACGATCTTCCTCACCGAGGTCACCTCGAACACGGCGACGACGGCCATGTTGATGCCGATCCTCGCCGGCGTCGCGGTCGGCATCGGCGTCCACCCGTTCGGGCTGATGATCGCGGGCGCGACGGCGGCCTCCTTTGCGTTCATGCTGCCGGTCGCGACGCCGCCGAACGCCATCGTCTTCGGCAGCGGCTACATCACGCTGCCCCAGATGGCCCGCGTGGGCGTCGGCCTCAACGTCATCGGCATCGTCCTCATCACGCTGGTCGCGCTGGGCTGGCTGCCGCTGGCCTGGGGGATCGACCTCGGAACGCTCCCGACTGAGTTCGTCGAGGCGTGGTCCGGGTGA